In uncultured Draconibacterium sp., one genomic interval encodes:
- a CDS encoding DUF5777 family beta-barrel protein, whose protein sequence is MKKYILILIILGVTFSSSFAQEEEADPVYAFNSGILIDAQTSYIPDARTLEFVIQHKFGSIENGKSNLWGIYGSSNIRLGLNYVPIKNFQIGAGITKKNMYTDFSAKWKVLQQKTSGMPISFTLFGNVAIDGRDADLIGTGQVVDTKGQTLPKYIDFNDRLSYFSQAMVTRKFGDWAALQAAASFTHYNMAGWDYNHDVVGLHFSGRIKFSPQGSFIFNYDKPLKIDNITEQYTWDTHAKENVSVGVEFFTFTHAFQIYVGSAQGILPQDMMMYNQNDWTNKKGLAIGFTITRIWMF, encoded by the coding sequence ATGAAAAAATACATATTGATTCTGATTATTTTAGGAGTAACTTTTTCCAGCTCATTTGCTCAGGAAGAGGAAGCAGATCCGGTTTACGCTTTTAACAGCGGTATACTGATTGATGCACAAACTTCGTATATTCCTGATGCACGTACACTGGAATTTGTTATTCAACACAAATTCGGTTCAATTGAAAACGGGAAATCCAACTTGTGGGGAATTTATGGAAGTTCTAATATAAGGTTAGGACTAAACTATGTTCCTATCAAAAATTTCCAAATCGGTGCAGGTATTACCAAAAAGAACATGTACACCGATTTCAGTGCAAAGTGGAAAGTACTTCAGCAAAAAACCAGCGGTATGCCCATATCATTTACCTTATTTGGAAATGTTGCCATCGACGGAAGAGATGCTGATTTAATTGGAACGGGACAAGTTGTAGATACCAAAGGACAAACATTGCCTAAGTATATCGATTTTAACGATAGACTGTCTTATTTCTCGCAAGCAATGGTTACCCGTAAATTTGGCGATTGGGCTGCATTACAGGCCGCCGCAAGTTTCACCCACTACAACATGGCTGGATGGGATTACAATCACGATGTAGTAGGACTACATTTTAGTGGAAGAATTAAATTCTCACCACAGGGATCATTTATATTCAACTACGACAAACCACTTAAGATTGATAACATAACAGAACAATACACCTGGGATACACATGCGAAGGAAAATGTGTCAGTTGGTGTTGAATTCTTTACATTCACCCACGCTTTCCAGATTTATGTCGGATCGGCACAGGGAATTTTACCACAGGATATGATGATGTACAACCAAAATGATTGGACAAACAAGAAAGGTTTGGCCATTGGTTTTACCATAACTCGTATCTGGATGTTCTAA